The following are from one region of the Roseobacter fucihabitans genome:
- the rseP gene encoding RIP metalloprotease RseP gives MDILALIPQFGGFIWTIAAFVLALSVIVAIHEYGHYIVGRWSGIHADVFSLGFGPVLYSRVDRRGTRWQIAALPFGGYVKFAGDANAASGRDDAAMAQAANDPVRLRATMHGAPLWARTATVAAGPLFNFALSILVFAAVVLTSGVARDQLAVGELRPLPVEQRGLEVGDEILRINGAVVPSTQDAQAYADFIDAIPQEAILEYTVRRDGSERRVADAYILPPLVNGVSPQSPALSAGLEVGDVITAIDGAPIFSFAELKVAVEGGNGAPLALTIWRAGDTLDVTLTPKRVDEPQPEGGFATQWRIGIAGGLAFEAATQTPGVGEALMSGVRQTGRIIEGSLSGLGHMITGAISTCNLSGPIGIAQTSGAMASQGAQSFIWFIAVLSTAVGLLNLFPVPALDGGHLVFYAYEAVTGKPPSDKALRVLMTFGLATVLTLMVFALGNDLFCP, from the coding sequence TTGGATATTTTGGCGTTGATACCGCAATTTGGCGGGTTCATCTGGACGATTGCGGCGTTTGTCCTGGCGCTCTCGGTGATCGTGGCGATCCATGAATACGGTCATTATATCGTGGGGCGCTGGTCGGGTATCCATGCGGATGTATTTTCGCTTGGCTTTGGTCCGGTGCTCTATTCCCGCGTGGATAGGCGCGGCACGCGGTGGCAGATCGCAGCACTCCCCTTTGGCGGTTACGTGAAATTTGCCGGTGACGCGAATGCGGCCTCCGGGCGCGATGATGCGGCGATGGCGCAGGCCGCAAATGATCCGGTGCGGCTGCGCGCGACCATGCACGGCGCACCCCTCTGGGCGCGCACGGCAACCGTTGCGGCGGGGCCTCTGTTCAACTTTGCGCTCTCCATCCTTGTTTTTGCGGCTGTGGTTTTGACCAGCGGTGTGGCGCGTGATCAACTGGCCGTTGGCGAATTGCGCCCCTTGCCGGTGGAGCAGCGCGGGCTTGAAGTCGGCGATGAAATCCTGCGCATCAACGGGGCCGTGGTCCCAAGTACGCAGGACGCACAGGCCTATGCGGATTTCATCGATGCGATCCCGCAGGAAGCGATCCTCGAGTATACCGTGCGACGGGACGGCTCCGAGCGCCGGGTTGCGGATGCCTATATCCTGCCGCCGCTGGTGAACGGGGTCAGCCCGCAGAGCCCTGCCTTGAGCGCCGGTTTGGAAGTTGGTGATGTCATCACCGCGATTGATGGCGCGCCGATCTTCTCTTTTGCGGAACTCAAGGTGGCGGTTGAGGGCGGCAATGGCGCGCCGCTGGCTCTGACAATCTGGCGCGCTGGCGATACACTCGATGTGACGCTCACACCCAAACGCGTGGATGAACCCCAGCCCGAGGGCGGCTTTGCCACGCAATGGCGCATCGGCATCGCGGGTGGGCTGGCCTTTGAGGCCGCCACACAGACCCCCGGCGTGGGTGAGGCATTGATGAGCGGTGTGCGCCAGACCGGGCGCATCATCGAAGGGTCGCTTTCGGGTCTAGGCCATATGATCACCGGTGCGATCAGCACCTGCAATCTCAGCGGCCCCATCGGTATCGCGCAGACATCCGGTGCCATGGCCAGTCAGGGCGCGCAGTCCTTCATCTGGTTCATTGCGGTGCTGAGTACGGCGGTTGGGCTCTTGAATCTCTTTCCGGTTCCCGCGCTCGATGGCGGTCACCTGGTTTTTTACGCTTATGAGGCCGTGACCGGCAAACCGCCCAGCGACAAGGCGCTGCGGGTGTTGATGACTTTTGGATTGGCCACGGTTTTGACCTTGATGGTCTTTGCATTGGGGAATGACCTCTTCTGCCCCTGA
- the dxr gene encoding 1-deoxy-D-xylulose-5-phosphate reductoisomerase codes for MRRISIFGATGSIGQNTIDLVARVPGEYHVVALTGASNIAQLAADAIRLNAEIAITAHDHLLSDLRAALAGSGVEAQAGSQALIEAAARPSDWTMSAIVGAAGLAPGLEALKHGGILALANKESLVCAGALMLETARAHQARLLPVDSEHSAVFQALVGEDIESVERVIITASGGAFRDWPIEDLAHATLDEASSHPNWDMGQRITIDSASMFNKAMELIETREYFGVRPDQIEVLVHPESLIHAMVGFVDGGLMAHVGPPDMRHAIGYALHWPERRGLPVERLDLAGIGSFTFRAPCETRWPALRLAREVMQTGGLAGAIFNAAKETALDEFIAARIAFNEMASIVEDVLDSVAGMPGHIDAAMTLDNVAQVDHVARQEAHRVAKKRAG; via the coding sequence ATGCGCCGGATCAGCATATTTGGTGCGACCGGATCCATCGGGCAGAACACAATCGATCTCGTTGCACGGGTGCCGGGTGAATATCACGTGGTGGCGCTGACCGGCGCGTCAAACATCGCGCAACTGGCGGCGGATGCGATCCGTCTGAACGCGGAAATCGCCATCACCGCGCATGATCATTTACTGTCGGACTTACGTGCGGCTCTGGCCGGATCTGGCGTGGAGGCGCAGGCGGGCAGTCAGGCCTTGATTGAGGCCGCCGCGCGTCCGAGCGATTGGACCATGTCTGCCATCGTCGGCGCGGCAGGGCTGGCACCGGGGCTTGAAGCCCTCAAACACGGTGGCATTCTGGCGCTGGCCAATAAGGAGTCGCTGGTTTGTGCCGGGGCCTTGATGCTGGAAACGGCGCGGGCGCATCAGGCGCGGCTTTTGCCCGTGGACAGCGAACATTCAGCGGTTTTTCAGGCGCTCGTCGGTGAGGATATCGAGTCTGTGGAGCGGGTGATCATCACTGCCAGCGGGGGTGCCTTTCGCGACTGGCCCATTGAGGACCTCGCCCATGCGACGCTGGATGAGGCCTCCAGCCATCCCAATTGGGACATGGGGCAGCGGATCACAATCGATTCCGCCTCCATGTTCAATAAGGCTATGGAGCTCATTGAAACCCGTGAATATTTTGGTGTTCGACCGGATCAGATCGAAGTGCTGGTGCACCCCGAATCGCTGATCCACGCGATGGTTGGATTTGTCGATGGGGGCCTGATGGCGCATGTGGGGCCGCCCGATATGCGCCACGCCATCGGCTATGCGCTGCATTGGCCCGAACGGCGTGGCTTACCGGTGGAGCGCCTTGATCTGGCGGGGATCGGGAGTTTCACCTTCCGCGCGCCCTGCGAGACACGCTGGCCCGCGCTGCGCCTGGCGCGCGAGGTGATGCAAACCGGGGGGCTGGCGGGGGCGATTTTCAACGCGGCCAAGGAAACCGCGCTGGATGAATTCATCGCCGCTCGCATCGCTTTCAACGAAATGGCAAGCATTGTGGAGGATGTTCTGGACAGCGTTGCGGGCATGCCCGGTCACATTGATGCCGCCATGACCCTTGATAACGTCGCGCAAGTGGACCATGTCGCAAGGCAGGAGGCCCATAGGGTCGCAAAGAAAAGAGCAGGGTAA
- a CDS encoding phosphatidate cytidylyltransferase gives MAMPEKWSDLAARLGSGAAMVVFGLWGVWVGGHIFHVMVAAICGLMIWELAIMLRAGSGKAIQLGGITGAATLVAIYLPIGFALPILLAAALVGFGQLRQFRTIYMMFSVMVLLAGYGMMSVRDDLGFHWMLWLVLVVVVTDVVGYFAGRMIGGPKFWPRVSPKKTWSGTGFGWVGAALVGAVFMANTGAGAQLIGISVAVSMASQMGDIAESAIKRRVGVKDSSNLIPGHGGLLDRFDGMLGAAVFILIIGGPLMGAPVVSG, from the coding sequence ATGGCGATGCCCGAAAAATGGTCCGATCTTGCCGCGCGCCTGGGCTCCGGGGCGGCGATGGTGGTTTTCGGCCTCTGGGGTGTTTGGGTCGGGGGCCATATTTTCCACGTGATGGTGGCAGCGATATGCGGGCTGATGATCTGGGAACTGGCGATCATGCTGCGCGCAGGCTCGGGCAAGGCGATACAGTTGGGGGGCATTACAGGTGCTGCGACACTTGTGGCGATTTACCTGCCCATCGGCTTTGCCCTGCCGATATTGCTGGCGGCGGCGCTGGTTGGTTTTGGTCAATTGCGCCAGTTCAGGACGATCTACATGATGTTTTCCGTCATGGTCCTGTTGGCCGGTTACGGTATGATGTCGGTGCGCGATGATCTGGGCTTTCACTGGATGCTATGGCTGGTGCTGGTCGTTGTGGTCACGGATGTGGTGGGGTATTTCGCGGGCCGCATGATCGGCGGGCCAAAATTCTGGCCGCGTGTCAGCCCCAAGAAGACATGGTCCGGCACTGGCTTCGGCTGGGTTGGTGCAGCACTTGTGGGGGCCGTGTTCATGGCCAATACCGGCGCAGGGGCGCAGCTGATCGGCATATCGGTCGCCGTCTCCATGGCCAGCCAGATGGGCGATATCGCCGAAAGCGCGATCAAGCGGCGCGTCGGGGTCAAGGACAGCTCGAACCTGATACCCGGCCACGGTGGTCTGCTGGATCGGTTTGACGGGATGTTGGGAGCAGCAGTGTTTATATTGATCATTGGCGGCCCTTTGATGGGCGCGCCAGTGGTGTCTGGCTAA
- the uppS gene encoding polyprenyl diphosphate synthase codes for MAGMPQAKLNLIDGCPRHVAIIMDGNGRWATQRGRPRLYGHHAGAKRVREIVESCPRIGVDYLTIFAFSTENWKRTQVEVAGLMSLFRRYIVKETRALITSGVRVRFIGDRLRLDDKLISMMNDLEAVTAQNTRVHLTIALNYGGRDEVARATKRLAEDVAAGRLLPENVDEETLPRYLDTHVLPDPDLVIRTSGEARISNFLLWQSAYSEYEFVDTLWPDFTGEEFETLCAAYGGRERRYGGVRG; via the coding sequence ATGGCAGGTATGCCCCAAGCGAAACTCAACCTGATCGACGGATGTCCGCGACATGTTGCGATCATCATGGATGGCAACGGCCGCTGGGCGACACAGCGCGGACGCCCGCGTCTTTATGGCCACCACGCTGGCGCAAAACGGGTGCGCGAAATCGTTGAGAGTTGCCCGCGCATCGGCGTTGATTACCTGACAATCTTTGCCTTTTCGACTGAAAACTGGAAGCGCACGCAGGTAGAGGTCGCCGGGTTGATGAGCCTGTTTCGCCGTTACATTGTCAAGGAAACGCGCGCGCTGATCACCTCGGGCGTGCGGGTGCGCTTTATCGGGGATCGGTTGCGGCTGGATGACAAGCTGATCTCCATGATGAACGATCTGGAGGCCGTGACCGCGCAAAACACCCGCGTCCATCTGACGATTGCCCTGAATTACGGCGGGCGCGATGAGGTGGCGCGCGCCACCAAACGCCTCGCAGAGGATGTGGCGGCGGGACGGTTGCTGCCCGAGAACGTGGACGAAGAAACCCTGCCGCGCTATCTGGATACGCATGTTTTGCCCGATCCTGATCTGGTGATCCGCACCAGCGGTGAGGCGCGGATTTCCAATTTTCTGCTCTGGCAGTCGGCCTATTCGGAATATGAATTCGTCGATACGCTCTGGCCGGATTTCACCGGCGAGGAATTTGAAACGCTCTGCGCGGCTTACGGCGGGCGCGAGCGGCGCTACGGCGGCGTGCGCGGATAA
- the frr gene encoding ribosome recycling factor — protein MSDDFMLDTDDLERRMDGAMANLRTEFASLRTGRASASMLEPVMVDAYGSMTPINQVGTVNVPEPRMVTINVWDKGLVSKVEKAIRESGLGINPQLNGTIIMLPIPELNEERRRELTKVAGHYAENARVSVRNVRRDGMDQIKKAKSDGLSEDDQKIWEGEVQEITDRAIKSVDEMLETKQGEIMQV, from the coding sequence ATGTCAGACGACTTTATGCTCGACACCGATGACCTGGAACGCCGGATGGATGGGGCAATGGCCAATCTGCGCACGGAATTTGCCTCATTGCGCACCGGGCGTGCTTCGGCCTCCATGTTGGAACCGGTGATGGTGGATGCTTACGGCTCTATGACCCCGATTAATCAGGTCGGCACGGTGAACGTGCCAGAGCCGCGCATGGTCACGATCAACGTTTGGGACAAGGGGCTGGTCAGCAAGGTCGAAAAGGCCATTCGCGAAAGCGGTCTGGGGATCAACCCGCAGCTTAATGGGACGATCATCATGCTGCCGATCCCGGAGTTGAACGAGGAGCGGCGCCGTGAGTTGACCAAGGTTGCGGGCCATTACGCCGAAAACGCGCGCGTTTCCGTGCGCAATGTGCGCCGTGACGGCATGGATCAGATCAAAAAGGCCAAATCGGACGGGCTTTCCGAGGACGATCAGAAGATTTGGGAGGGCGAAGTGCAGGAAATCACCGACCGCGCGATCAAGTCAGTGGATGAAATGCTGGAGACCAAGCAAGGCGAAATCATGCAGGTCTGA
- the pyrH gene encoding UMP kinase — MTETDQPAAFKRVMLKISGEALMGDQGFGLHPPTVERIAREVQSVHDLGVEICMVIGGGNIFRGLQGSAQGMERTTADYMGMLATVMNALAMQSSLEGLGIHTRVISAITMNEVAEPYIRRRAVRHLEKKRVCIFAAGTGNPYFTTDTAATLRANEMSCEAIFKGTKVDGVYDKDPVKHADAKRYDTVSYDDVLAKRLGVMDASAIALARDNNLPIIVFSLDEPGGFKGILAGQGTYTRVQG; from the coding sequence ATGACAGAAACAGACCAACCTGCGGCCTTCAAACGGGTCATGCTGAAAATCTCCGGTGAGGCGCTCATGGGGGATCAGGGGTTTGGCCTGCATCCGCCCACGGTCGAGCGCATCGCGCGCGAAGTCCAATCGGTGCATGATCTGGGCGTCGAAATTTGCATGGTGATCGGGGGCGGCAATATTTTTCGCGGCCTGCAAGGTTCCGCGCAGGGCATGGAGCGCACCACGGCGGATTACATGGGGATGCTGGCCACGGTGATGAACGCGCTGGCCATGCAGTCCTCGCTTGAGGGGCTTGGCATCCATACACGCGTGATTTCGGCCATCACCATGAATGAAGTCGCCGAGCCCTATATTCGCCGCCGCGCCGTGCGACATCTGGAAAAAAAGCGTGTCTGCATTTTTGCCGCCGGAACCGGCAACCCTTATTTCACCACGGATACGGCGGCGACGCTGCGCGCCAATGAGATGTCCTGCGAGGCGATCTTCAAGGGCACCAAGGTCGATGGTGTCTATGACAAGGACCCGGTCAAACACGCAGATGCCAAACGCTATGACACGGTCAGCTATGACGACGTTCTGGCCAAGCGCCTGGGGGTGATGGATGCCTCCGCCATTGCGCTGGCGCGTGATAACAACCTGCCGATCATCGTGTTCTCTCTGGATGAGCCGGGCGGGTTCAAGGGGATATTGGCCGGGCAGGGGACTTACACGCGGGTCCAGGGATAA
- the miaA gene encoding tRNA (adenosine(37)-N6)-dimethylallyltransferase MiaA: MTSTGDQTLQGLLKTLSRERPVLIAGPTASGKSALALEIAARHGGVIVNADASQVYDCWRILTARPSPAEEAGAPHRLYGHKSARAPYSTGHWLREVSALLEGEHRPIIVGGTGLYFTALTQGLADIPQTPEAIRAQGDAMEMQALLDALDQETRTRIDIANRARVQRAWEVQRATGRSLIEWQRQTPPAILPTAQADTVVIDTDRDWLNTRIEMRIDQMIAAGAVEEARAVQPDYDPTLPAHRAIGAPELMAHLRGEISLKEACQRINIATRQFAKRQRTWFRSKMSDWPPFSARSQQ, translated from the coding sequence ATGACATCCACAGGCGATCAAACCCTGCAGGGGCTGCTCAAAACCCTGTCGCGCGAGCGTCCGGTACTGATTGCGGGGCCGACCGCCTCCGGAAAATCCGCGCTGGCGCTGGAAATTGCCGCGCGCCATGGGGGTGTCATCGTCAATGCCGACGCAAGCCAGGTCTATGACTGTTGGCGCATCCTGACCGCGCGCCCCTCCCCAGCCGAAGAGGCCGGTGCGCCGCATCGGTTGTACGGGCATAAAAGCGCGCGCGCGCCCTATTCCACCGGGCATTGGCTGCGGGAGGTCTCCGCGCTGTTGGAGGGGGAACACCGCCCCATCATTGTCGGGGGCACCGGTCTCTATTTCACCGCCCTGACACAAGGCCTCGCCGATATCCCCCAGACACCTGAGGCGATCCGCGCGCAGGGCGATGCCATGGAGATGCAGGCGCTTCTGGACGCGCTTGATCAGGAAACGAGAACCCGGATCGACATTGCCAACCGCGCGCGGGTGCAACGCGCCTGGGAGGTGCAGCGCGCCACGGGCCGCAGCCTGATCGAATGGCAACGCCAGACCCCGCCCGCCATATTGCCCACGGCACAGGCCGATACGGTCGTGATTGATACAGACAGGGACTGGCTCAATACGCGCATAGAAATGCGTATCGACCAGATGATTGCGGCGGGGGCCGTGGAAGAAGCGCGCGCCGTCCAGCCCGATTACGACCCGACCCTGCCCGCGCACCGCGCCATTGGTGCCCCGGAACTCATGGCGCATCTGCGCGGCGAAATTTCGCTCAAAGAGGCCTGCCAGCGCATCAATATCGCCACGCGCCAGTTCGCCAAGCGTCAAAGGACATGGTTTCGCTCCAAAATGAGCGATTGGCCGCCTTTCAGCGCCCGTTCACAGCAATGA
- a CDS encoding AraC family transcriptional regulator: MHQGALSIMSLSQLSKGQDWRLSLAHDRAEHLVIWITRGQGRLLLDGQRFGVGTHNAIIIPSRALFALDLGRQGVGQAVVIPEATELTVPQVPRLLRIRDGNVMNELTTLIDAATREQISGKPLRAQSMDAYGALIAVWVHRQLALDEHAAERRRAGVRLCAAYCKRISTYFAEPMTMADHADALGVTPTHLTRACKAAMGKTAADLLTERILYEARCLLATTKVPAQDIARHLGFGSAAYFTRFMLHHTKATPTALRKASRPLEVAA; encoded by the coding sequence ATGCACCAGGGCGCGCTGTCGATCATGTCGCTGTCTCAACTGAGCAAAGGTCAGGACTGGCGTCTCTCGCTGGCCCATGACCGCGCGGAGCATCTGGTGATCTGGATCACGCGCGGACAAGGACGCCTGCTGCTGGATGGGCAACGTTTCGGTGTCGGGACCCATAACGCAATCATCATCCCGTCGCGCGCGCTTTTCGCACTCGATCTTGGCAGACAGGGCGTCGGTCAGGCGGTCGTCATCCCGGAGGCGACGGAATTGACAGTGCCGCAGGTGCCGCGCCTGCTGCGCATCCGGGACGGCAATGTGATGAACGAACTGACCACCCTGATTGATGCGGCCACGCGCGAACAGATCAGCGGCAAACCACTGCGGGCGCAATCCATGGACGCTTATGGTGCGTTGATCGCCGTTTGGGTGCATCGCCAATTGGCGCTTGATGAGCATGCCGCAGAACGCCGCCGGGCGGGCGTGCGCTTGTGTGCGGCCTATTGCAAGCGGATCAGCACCTATTTCGCCGAGCCGATGACGATGGCAGATCATGCCGATGCCCTTGGCGTGACACCGACCCATCTGACGCGGGCCTGCAAGGCGGCGATGGGCAAGACGGCGGCGGATTTGCTGACGGAGCGGATCTTATATGAAGCACGATGCCTGCTCGCGACCACAAAAGTACCCGCCCAGGATATTGCGCGTCATCTCGGCTTTGGGAGTGCGGCCTATTTCACCCGCTTCATGCTGCATCACACCAAAGCCACACCGACCGCTTTGCGCAAGGCCTCAAGACCGTTGGAGGTTGCGGCCTGA
- a CDS encoding ABC transporter permease: MGLFILRRLSVMVLTALCLTFVVFWLTNLYPNLEKLAKTQGNFRMSDEAVTSYLGKNGYLQPLPVKFGQWLGVLPGWTLDTDGVMTGKCFDANTAEQERREFCGILQGDWGQSTVFKDEVGSIVATRLGLTGKLMFFVMIVMVPMALLIGVLAGMREGSKLDRSLSTFSIASTATPEYVSGVIFIAVFASSAFGLKWFKGSATSAMESVTFENFTLPVITIALYGMGYIARMTRASMTEVMTAQYIRTARLKGVKFSDIVLKHALRNALIAPFTVIMLQFPWLLNGVVIVETLFNYKGFGWLLVQAASNNDIELLLAVSVVSVIVVLVTQLISDIGYVYLNPRIRIA; the protein is encoded by the coding sequence ATGGGACTATTCATACTCAGACGGCTGAGTGTCATGGTATTGACGGCGCTTTGCCTGACCTTCGTGGTCTTCTGGCTGACGAACCTTTATCCAAACCTCGAAAAACTCGCCAAAACCCAAGGTAACTTCCGCATGTCCGATGAGGCCGTGACCAGTTACCTCGGCAAGAACGGATATCTGCAACCGCTGCCGGTTAAATTCGGTCAATGGCTGGGCGTCTTGCCGGGCTGGACGCTGGACACTGACGGGGTGATGACGGGCAAATGTTTCGATGCGAACACAGCCGAACAGGAGCGCCGCGAATTTTGTGGGATCTTGCAGGGCGACTGGGGGCAATCCACCGTTTTCAAGGATGAGGTCGGCTCGATTGTCGCCACCCGTCTGGGGCTGACGGGCAAGCTGATGTTCTTTGTGATGATCGTGATGGTGCCGATGGCGCTGCTGATCGGGGTGCTGGCGGGGATGCGGGAGGGCTCAAAGCTGGACCGCTCGCTCTCCACCTTCTCGATCGCCTCCACGGCGACGCCTGAATATGTCTCGGGCGTCATTTTCATCGCGGTCTTTGCCTCCTCCGCCTTTGGGCTGAAATGGTTCAAGGGCTCGGCGACCTCCGCCATGGAGAGTGTCACATTTGAGAATTTCACCCTGCCGGTGATCACCATCGCGCTTTATGGCATGGGATATATCGCGCGGATGACACGCGCCAGCATGACCGAGGTGATGACCGCGCAATACATCCGCACCGCCCGGCTCAAGGGCGTGAAATTCTCCGACATCGTCCTCAAACACGCGCTCAGGAACGCGCTGATCGCGCCCTTCACGGTGATCATGCTGCAATTTCCCTGGCTGCTGAACGGCGTTGTGATCGTGGAGACGCTCTTTAACTACAAGGGCTTTGGCTGGCTGCTGGTACAGGCCGCCTCCAATAATGACATCGAATTGCTGCTGGCCGTTTCGGTCGTCTCGGTGATCGTGGTGCTGGTGACGCAGCTGATATCGGATATCGGCTATGTCTACCTCAACCCACGCATCCGGATCGCATAA
- a CDS encoding ABC transporter permease, whose amino-acid sequence MEELTWGAIFSRMFMQLGPVWIALVVLFAVSIIYKRRLGLYGKLFDSTIGMIGFALVMFWVFVGIFGGPLDMLVTHDPLSQVSGMKNKLPGTPMRGAQEGEYAYFLLGGDNLARDVFSRLIKGAWVVVQIAPVATLFAFMVGITLGLPAGYYGGRLDTVISFLANLILAFPVILLFYLLVTPEIVLTGIPNYMALFLFVFPLIFMCILLNSRYYTQPKVRTPLLLVVLTGLGWLYLSLVSSNGAVVATPTYVIPGIPASFDLFDIDPGILVVFVSVVFVNSPTVFRIVRGLAMDIKTRDYVAAAQTRGEGPWYIMLWEILPNARGPLIVDFCLRIGYTTILLGTLGFFGLGLESESPDWGSTINAGRRLLALYPHAAIAPALALLTLVLGLNLLADGLREESLRD is encoded by the coding sequence ATGGAAGAACTCACCTGGGGGGCCATTTTTAGCCGCATGTTCATGCAGCTCGGCCCCGTCTGGATCGCGCTGGTCGTGCTTTTTGCCGTCTCGATCATCTATAAACGCCGCCTCGGCCTTTACGGCAAACTTTTTGACAGCACGATCGGGATGATCGGTTTCGCGCTGGTCATGTTCTGGGTCTTTGTCGGCATCTTCGGCGGCCCACTGGATATGCTGGTGACCCATGACCCGCTCAGCCAGGTCTCGGGGATGAAAAACAAACTCCCCGGCACCCCGATGCGCGGCGCACAAGAAGGCGAATATGCCTATTTCCTGCTCGGCGGAGATAACCTCGCGCGCGACGTCTTCAGCCGCCTGATCAAAGGTGCCTGGGTCGTGGTGCAGATCGCGCCCGTTGCCACGCTCTTTGCCTTTATGGTCGGGATCACGCTGGGCCTGCCGGCGGGATATTACGGCGGGCGTCTGGACACGGTCATTTCGTTTCTGGCCAACCTCATCCTCGCCTTCCCGGTGATCTTGCTGTTCTATCTGCTGGTCACGCCGGAAATCGTGCTGACGGGCATCCCCAACTACATGGCGCTTTTCCTCTTCGTATTCCCGCTGATATTCATGTGCATCCTGCTGAACTCGCGCTATTATACGCAGCCAAAGGTGCGCACACCGCTTCTGCTGGTGGTGCTGACGGGGCTGGGCTGGCTCTATCTGTCACTGGTCTCGAGCAATGGCGCGGTAGTGGCGACGCCGACCTATGTCATCCCCGGCATTCCCGCGAGCTTTGATCTTTTCGACATTGATCCGGGCATTCTGGTGGTCTTCGTCTCCGTCGTATTCGTCAATTCGCCCACGGTCTTTCGGATCGTGCGGGGCCTCGCGATGGACATCAAAACGCGTGACTATGTGGCCGCCGCCCAGACCCGCGGCGAGGGGCCCTGGTACATCATGCTCTGGGAAATCCTGCCCAATGCGCGCGGGCCGCTGATTGTCGATTTCTGCCTGCGCATAGGCTATACTACCATCCTGCTCGGCACTTTGGGCTTTTTCGGGTTGGGGCTGGAATCTGAAAGCCCAGACTGGGGTAGCACCATCAACGCGGGGCGTCGTTTGCTCGCGCTTTATCCGCATGCCGCGATTGCACCGGCGCTGGCGCTTTTGACGCTGGTGTTGGGGTTGAACCTGCTGGCCGATGGGCTGCGCGAGGAGAGCTTGCGCGATTGA